A window of the Ostrea edulis chromosome 1, xbOstEdul1.1, whole genome shotgun sequence genome harbors these coding sequences:
- the LOC125670141 gene encoding 3-oxoacyl-[acyl-carrier-protein] synthase, mitochondrial-like isoform X3, with protein MNTRPAVLRMSFPTRLIPARRVVVTGIGLVTCLGVGKDKVWNNLIKGQCGIRKIDNEAGFVPEDVLKPFTSTEKRQLSEGMMYTLVAAEEALTDANWKPETPQEQERTGVTVGMGMNGMEEIYRTADRLFQKGYREINPFFMPKILINMAAGHVSLKYGFQGPNHSVSTACTTGLHAVGDAFRFIQRGDADVMVAGGAEESPNPLSVAGFSRMRALCTKFNNHPTEASRPFDKDRNGFVMSEGAGVLILEEMSHAIDRGASIYAEVLGYGLSGDAFHMTAPRTDGRGAYRCMLAAIKDAGISPTCIGYINAHATSTPLGDKAESQAIWRIFEQCHQKPLVSSTKGALGHLLGAAGSVEAAITVLTCQSGIVPPTLNLHQSDTGVDLDYVPLLTRDWKAEIRTALTNSFGFGGTNGTLCIRSFDKG; from the exons ATGAACACGCGTCCCGCTGT TTTAAGAATGTCATTTCCAACTCGTCTGATTCCGGCTCGGCGGGTTGTGGTGACTGGCATTGGACTTGTCACATGCTTAGGAGTAGGAAAGGACAAAGTATGGAACAATCTCATAAAAGGACAATGTGGAATCCGTAAAATTGATAATGAAG CAGGTTTTGTTCCTGAGGATGTGCTGAAACCATTCACTTCCACAGAGAAGAGACAACTGTCCGAGGGGATGATGTATACACTGGTTGCTGCAGAAGAGGCATTGACAGATGCCAACTGGAAACCTGAAACTCCACAGGAGCAAGAGAGAACAG GTGTAACAGTCGGAATGGGAATGAATGGCATGGAAGAAATATACAGGACAGCTGATCGCTTATTTCAGAAAGGCTACAGAGAGATCAACCCATTCTTCATGCCAAAGATTCTGATTAATATGGCAGCTGGACACGTCAGTCTAAAATATGGATTTCAG GGTCCAAACCATTCTGTGTCTACAGCATGCACTACTGGCCTTCATGCTGTTGGTGATGCCTTCAGATTTATACAGAGAGGAGATGCGGATGTCATGGTGGCTGGAGGTGCAGAGGAAAGCCCTAATCCACTATCTGTCGCAGGGTTCTCGAG GATGAGGGCTTTATGTACAAAGTTCAATAACCATCCAACAGAAGCTTCACGACCTTTTGACAAAGATAGAAATGGATTTGTGATGTCAGAAGGGGCAGGTGTTCTGATTCTGGAGGAGATGTCACATGCAATTGACAGAGGGGCCAGTATATATGCTGAAGTGTTAGGCTATGGCTTATCAGGAGATGCCTTCCACATGACTGCTCCACGAACAGATGGGAGAGGTGCTTACAGGTGTATGTTGGCAGCCATTAAGGATGCTGGTATCAGCCCCACATGCATTGGGTATATTAATGCTCATGCCACATCCACTCCTCTGGGGGACAAGGCAGAGAGCCAAGCAATATGGAGGATATTTGAGCAATGTCACCAGAAACCTTTAGTTTCTTCGACCAAAGGAGCTCTGGGACATTTGTTAGGAGCAGCAGGAAGTGTAGAGGCAGCCATCACAGTTTTGACCTGCCAATCAGGAATTGTCCCACCCACTCTCAATCTCCACCAATCAGACACTGGAGTAGATCTGGATTATGTTCCATTGTTGACACGTGACTGGAAAGCTGAAATCAGGACAGCTTTAACAAATTCCTTTGGCTTTGGTGGGACTAATGGGACACTCTGTATTAGATCTTTTGATAAAGGTTGA
- the LOC125670141 gene encoding 3-oxoacyl-[acyl-carrier-protein] synthase, mitochondrial-like isoform X1 has protein sequence MNTRPAVLRMSFPTRLIPARRVVVTGIGLVTCLGVGKDKVWNNLIKGQCGIRKIDNEDFPPNIPCKIAGFVPEDVLKPFTSTEKRQLSEGMMYTLVAAEEALTDANWKPETPQEQERTGVTVGMGMNGMEEIYRTADRLFQKGYREINPFFMPKILINMAAGHVSLKYGFQGPNHSVSTACTTGLHAVGDAFRFIQRGDADVMVAGGAEESPNPLSVAGFSRMRALCTKFNNHPTEASRPFDKDRNGFVMSEGAGVLILEEMSHAIDRGASIYAEVLGYGLSGDAFHMTAPRTDGRGAYRCMLAAIKDAGISPTCIGYINAHATSTPLGDKAESQAIWRIFEQCHQKPLVSSTKGALGHLLGAAGSVEAAITVLTCQSGIVPPTLNLHQSDTGVDLDYVPLLTRDWKAEIRTALTNSFGFGGTNGTLCIRSFDKG, from the exons ATGAACACGCGTCCCGCTGT TTTAAGAATGTCATTTCCAACTCGTCTGATTCCGGCTCGGCGGGTTGTGGTGACTGGCATTGGACTTGTCACATGCTTAGGAGTAGGAAAGGACAAAGTATGGAACAATCTCATAAAAGGACAATGTGGAATCCGTAAAATTGATAATGAAG ATTTCCCACCAAATATCCCTTGTAAAATAGCAGGTTTTGTTCCTGAGGATGTGCTGAAACCATTCACTTCCACAGAGAAGAGACAACTGTCCGAGGGGATGATGTATACACTGGTTGCTGCAGAAGAGGCATTGACAGATGCCAACTGGAAACCTGAAACTCCACAGGAGCAAGAGAGAACAG GTGTAACAGTCGGAATGGGAATGAATGGCATGGAAGAAATATACAGGACAGCTGATCGCTTATTTCAGAAAGGCTACAGAGAGATCAACCCATTCTTCATGCCAAAGATTCTGATTAATATGGCAGCTGGACACGTCAGTCTAAAATATGGATTTCAG GGTCCAAACCATTCTGTGTCTACAGCATGCACTACTGGCCTTCATGCTGTTGGTGATGCCTTCAGATTTATACAGAGAGGAGATGCGGATGTCATGGTGGCTGGAGGTGCAGAGGAAAGCCCTAATCCACTATCTGTCGCAGGGTTCTCGAG GATGAGGGCTTTATGTACAAAGTTCAATAACCATCCAACAGAAGCTTCACGACCTTTTGACAAAGATAGAAATGGATTTGTGATGTCAGAAGGGGCAGGTGTTCTGATTCTGGAGGAGATGTCACATGCAATTGACAGAGGGGCCAGTATATATGCTGAAGTGTTAGGCTATGGCTTATCAGGAGATGCCTTCCACATGACTGCTCCACGAACAGATGGGAGAGGTGCTTACAGGTGTATGTTGGCAGCCATTAAGGATGCTGGTATCAGCCCCACATGCATTGGGTATATTAATGCTCATGCCACATCCACTCCTCTGGGGGACAAGGCAGAGAGCCAAGCAATATGGAGGATATTTGAGCAATGTCACCAGAAACCTTTAGTTTCTTCGACCAAAGGAGCTCTGGGACATTTGTTAGGAGCAGCAGGAAGTGTAGAGGCAGCCATCACAGTTTTGACCTGCCAATCAGGAATTGTCCCACCCACTCTCAATCTCCACCAATCAGACACTGGAGTAGATCTGGATTATGTTCCATTGTTGACACGTGACTGGAAAGCTGAAATCAGGACAGCTTTAACAAATTCCTTTGGCTTTGGTGGGACTAATGGGACACTCTGTATTAGATCTTTTGATAAAGGTTGA
- the LOC125670141 gene encoding 3-oxoacyl-[acyl-carrier-protein] synthase, mitochondrial-like isoform X2, which yields MSFPTRLIPARRVVVTGIGLVTCLGVGKDKVWNNLIKGQCGIRKIDNEDFPPNIPCKIAGFVPEDVLKPFTSTEKRQLSEGMMYTLVAAEEALTDANWKPETPQEQERTGVTVGMGMNGMEEIYRTADRLFQKGYREINPFFMPKILINMAAGHVSLKYGFQGPNHSVSTACTTGLHAVGDAFRFIQRGDADVMVAGGAEESPNPLSVAGFSRMRALCTKFNNHPTEASRPFDKDRNGFVMSEGAGVLILEEMSHAIDRGASIYAEVLGYGLSGDAFHMTAPRTDGRGAYRCMLAAIKDAGISPTCIGYINAHATSTPLGDKAESQAIWRIFEQCHQKPLVSSTKGALGHLLGAAGSVEAAITVLTCQSGIVPPTLNLHQSDTGVDLDYVPLLTRDWKAEIRTALTNSFGFGGTNGTLCIRSFDKG from the exons ATGTCATTTCCAACTCGTCTGATTCCGGCTCGGCGGGTTGTGGTGACTGGCATTGGACTTGTCACATGCTTAGGAGTAGGAAAGGACAAAGTATGGAACAATCTCATAAAAGGACAATGTGGAATCCGTAAAATTGATAATGAAG ATTTCCCACCAAATATCCCTTGTAAAATAGCAGGTTTTGTTCCTGAGGATGTGCTGAAACCATTCACTTCCACAGAGAAGAGACAACTGTCCGAGGGGATGATGTATACACTGGTTGCTGCAGAAGAGGCATTGACAGATGCCAACTGGAAACCTGAAACTCCACAGGAGCAAGAGAGAACAG GTGTAACAGTCGGAATGGGAATGAATGGCATGGAAGAAATATACAGGACAGCTGATCGCTTATTTCAGAAAGGCTACAGAGAGATCAACCCATTCTTCATGCCAAAGATTCTGATTAATATGGCAGCTGGACACGTCAGTCTAAAATATGGATTTCAG GGTCCAAACCATTCTGTGTCTACAGCATGCACTACTGGCCTTCATGCTGTTGGTGATGCCTTCAGATTTATACAGAGAGGAGATGCGGATGTCATGGTGGCTGGAGGTGCAGAGGAAAGCCCTAATCCACTATCTGTCGCAGGGTTCTCGAG GATGAGGGCTTTATGTACAAAGTTCAATAACCATCCAACAGAAGCTTCACGACCTTTTGACAAAGATAGAAATGGATTTGTGATGTCAGAAGGGGCAGGTGTTCTGATTCTGGAGGAGATGTCACATGCAATTGACAGAGGGGCCAGTATATATGCTGAAGTGTTAGGCTATGGCTTATCAGGAGATGCCTTCCACATGACTGCTCCACGAACAGATGGGAGAGGTGCTTACAGGTGTATGTTGGCAGCCATTAAGGATGCTGGTATCAGCCCCACATGCATTGGGTATATTAATGCTCATGCCACATCCACTCCTCTGGGGGACAAGGCAGAGAGCCAAGCAATATGGAGGATATTTGAGCAATGTCACCAGAAACCTTTAGTTTCTTCGACCAAAGGAGCTCTGGGACATTTGTTAGGAGCAGCAGGAAGTGTAGAGGCAGCCATCACAGTTTTGACCTGCCAATCAGGAATTGTCCCACCCACTCTCAATCTCCACCAATCAGACACTGGAGTAGATCTGGATTATGTTCCATTGTTGACACGTGACTGGAAAGCTGAAATCAGGACAGCTTTAACAAATTCCTTTGGCTTTGGTGGGACTAATGGGACACTCTGTATTAGATCTTTTGATAAAGGTTGA